The following proteins are encoded in a genomic region of Cryptomeria japonica chromosome 11, Sugi_1.0, whole genome shotgun sequence:
- the LOC131066038 gene encoding GATA transcription factor 9-like, whose amino-acid sequence MDNIFYNVDDLLNISDEELGGAIEGNHAGDWSIPLEVGSLFSVNGFYDIDWIKDFIEGEQKEKTSADLQHKKDEEQCPESTSQNAISSDLSSDLDNRSCTVKNLILCSRMTIQRKPRSKRSKTTVSKWVSKPISTIGSESCLFDNAAAWRQSDNLGSEQGKKKEVNDARICLHCGVNKTPQWRCGPLGPKTLCNACGVRYKSGGLLPEYRPAASPSFSPDKHSNSSKVVLEMRSRKNMKGD is encoded by the exons ATGGATAATATCTTTTACAATGTTGATGACCTGCTGAACATTAGCGATGAGGAACTTGGAGGAGCCATTGAAGGAAATCATGCAGGCGACTGGTCTATTCCT TTAGAAGTGGGTTCTCTTTTCTCTGTAAACGGTTTCTATGACATTGACTGGATAAAAGACTTCATTGAAGGAGAACAAAAAGAGAAAACTTCTGCTGATTTGCAACATAAAAAGGATGAAGAACAATGTCCAGAAAGTACTTCTCAAAATGCCATAAGTTCTGATCTCAGTTCAGACTTAGACAACAGGTCCTGCACTGTGAAAAACCTTATTCTTTGTTCAAGAATGACAATACAACGAAAGCCAAGAAGCAAGAGATCAAAAACTACAGTTTCTAAATGGGTTTCTAAACCCATTTCCACTATTGGCAGTGAGTCTTGCTTGTTTGATAATGCTGCAGCCTGGAGACAATCAGATAACTTGGGTTCTGAGCAAGGGAAGAAAAAGGAGGTAAATGATGCCAGAATATGCTTACATTGTGGTGTGAATAAAACTCCACAGTGGAGATGTGGGCCACTGGGTCCTAAAACACTGTGCAATGCCTGTGGTGTGAGATATAAGTCAGGTGGACTTTTACCAGAATACAGGCCTGCTGCCAGCCCTTCTTTTTCTCCTGATAAACACTCGAATTCCAGCAAGGTGGTGTTGGAAATGAGGAGTAGAAAAAATATGAAGGGCGACTAA